The Triticum aestivum cultivar Chinese Spring chromosome 7B, IWGSC CS RefSeq v2.1, whole genome shotgun sequence genome window below encodes:
- the LOC123161032 gene encoding phosphatidylinositol 4-kinase gamma 4, protein MSSAGVIALAPMTDDLAFLPIRFDGSRSAHCFSGSQLQDSILIFLAVPGAPPMPMSVLGTDSIASVKLRIQRFKGFVVTKQRLVLDGHELARNNCPVKDYGLADGNVLHLVIRLADLRVINIETASGKKFQFQVDQTRNVKYLKSKLAVEGDEDLDSLEDDDKLEYDGEVLEDHQLIADISNKDDAVIHLFIRKPAKVRTQQVDKDTVVTVDNPQKKENLQNESVVVTPAKPAGGKPAPIEPIVVNRKAKLSSEVMKMIDSAIAGLENGYTPVMSAEGSGGVYFMQDSSGQKNVAVFKPIDEEPMAENNPRGHPLSTDGEGMKRGTRVGEGALREVAAYILDHPVGDRESGHGVGFSGVPPTALVRSLHRGKSFKFGSLQMFMENDGSCEDMGPRAFPVKEVHKIAVLDIRLANADRHAGNILVSKEEGATCKLIPIDHGYCLPEKFEDCTFEWLYWPQARERFSDETIAYIESLDAEEDIKLLRFHGWELSSSCARVLRISTMLLKKGAARGLTPYDIGRILCRETVNRDSVIEDIIQEAEGAVLPGTSENLFLETVSEIIDRYLLVK, encoded by the exons ATGTCGTCAGCTGGTGTCATTGCGCTTGCTCCGATGACCGACGACCTCGCCTTCTTGCCCATCAGGTTTGATGGTAGTCGTTCAGCACACTGTTTCTCCGGGTCACAGCTGCAGGATTCCATTCTCATCTTCCTCGCTGTGCCTGGTGCGCCTCCAATGCCGATGAGTGTGCTGGGCACTGATTCCATCGCCTCGGTCAAGCTGCGCATCCAGAGGTTCAAGGGCTTTGTGGTGACAAAGCAGCGGCTTGTGCTCGACGGGCATGAGCTGGCGCGCAACAACTGCCCTGTCAAGGATTATGGGCTTGCCGATGGGAATGTTCTGCACCTTGTTATCCGCTTGGCTGACCTCCGGGTGATCAACATTGAGACCGCCAGTGGGAAGAAATTTCAGTTTCAGGTGGACCAGACCCGTAATGTCAAGTACCTCAAGAGCAAGCTTGCAGTGGAGGGTGATGAGGACCTTGATAGCCTGGAGGATGATGACAAGCTCGAGTACGATGGAGAGGTGCTTGAGGACCACCAGTTGATTGCTGATATTAGCAACAAGGATGATGCTGTGATTCATTTGTTCATCCGCAAACCAGCAAAGGTACGAACACAGCAAGTTGATAAGGATACTGTGGTCACAGTTGACAACCCTCAGAAGAAAGAGAACCTTCAGAATGAATCTGTTGTGGTGACCCCTGCAAAACCAGCTGGTGGCAAGCCTGCTCCTATCGAACCAATTGTGGTTAACCGGAAGGCGAAGCTGTCATCTGAAGTGATGAAAATGATTGACTCAGCAATAGCTGGTCTTGAGAATGGATATACACCAGTTATGTCAGCAGAAGGTTCAGGGGGTGTTTACTTCATGCAAGACTCATCAGGCCAGAAGAATGTTGCAGTGTTTAAGCCGATTGATGAGGAACCTATGGCTGAAAACAACCCAAGGGGTCATCCACTGTCGACTGATGGGGAAGGCATGAAGAGGGGAACACGTGTAGGGGAAGGTGCACTAAGGGAAGTTGCGGCTTATATTCTCGACCATCCAGTTGGTGATCGTGAATCGGGCCACGGTGTTGGGTTTTCTGGTGTGCCTCCCACAGCATTAGTCCGAAGCTTACATAGGGGAAAGAGCTTCAAGTTTGGATCTCTGCAGATGTTTATGGAGAACGATGGAAGTTGCGAGGATATGGGTCCTCGTGCTTTTCCGGTGAAGGAGGTACACAAAATAGCAGTGTTAGATATTAGGTTAGCGAATGCTGATCGTCATGCAGGGAACATTCTAGTGTCCAAGGAAGAAGGTGCCACCTGCAAGCTGATTCCAATTGATCATGGTTACTGCCTGCCAGAGAAG TTTGAGGATTGTACCTTCGAGTGGCTTTACTGGCCTCAAGCCCGTGAGCGGTTCAGTGATGAAACCATTGCATACATTGAATCTCTCGACGCGGAAGAGGACATCAAGCTTCTCAGGTTCCACGGGTGGGAGCTGTCTTCAAGCTGTGCCCGCGTCCTGCGCATCAGCACCATGCTCCTGAAGAAGGGCGCGGCGCGAGGCCTCACACCCTATGACATAGGACGTATACTGTGCAGGGAGACTGTGAATAGAGATTCTGTGATCGAGGACATCATCCAGGAAGCGGAGGGCGCCGTCCTCCCGGGGACGAGCGAGAACCTGTTCCTGGAGACGGTGTCGGAGATCATAGACCGCTACCTCCTCGTCAAGTAA